The nucleotide sequence tgtaattatataaagtttggggttaaaataaagtttgggggccaaatggccatttttttaacttaaaaaacggtcatattttcagcccaaacggctagattttaaatatggccgtttgattttttttttttttttttttttttttttaaaatagccgttgggcccgccaggcccgccaggaccggcccaggcccgcctgccggtcccgggccaaacggtcccgggctcgtgggctcaaccatggagaccagcccgtgacgggctcagaggcccaccaagaccggcccacccaggaccggcccaccaggcccaccaggcccgttaggaccgcgggcccggtccggtccggttcaggcccggcccaccgagcagcattactctaatgaccatgacatgtaCCTTTCGATTAAGTGGCTTAAATTGTTAAGCAAGTccgatgttcaactcttgttatatcCCTAAactgtgaaactgggcttcagtGCTCCGATTATCtaatctgattcacgatccttatttgacttgtagtgcccaaagggttttcaccatcaagactctctcattttattctttctctcaacttaccgtcgccttatggtgcctgtgaagatttttactgataagactctctcattttttgttttccttgtgtAGAATGGAGTATTGCCCCTGATGAGAATCATACCTCTAACTCGCTTGACTTGGAACTACTCAAAGATTgattggaaggtctttctttggaccgtaatgtaggcttttggataggaATAGAAACAAAGggtatcataaaggctcaaaaacagcttaaaagggctcaaaattacaacttttggaatcagatctcttacaacaaccacaacttctgccccactttctttgcttggggacctttgaattttattttgatgggaccgaaccgtgaggcttcctacgtatccttaaaagggaTCAGGTAGAACATAGTTCATGACATAGCAATTGCTTTGTTTTTAtacctttctctcttttttttctttttctcttttttttcttctttttttcttttctttactctttttccatttttgctttctctttttctctttttttctttttcttttttatgtatcatatttctaaactctgcttctgattccaaaagagggatataaaagaaaataaatatcaaaggggtaacataggataaAATGTTTAGATAGTAAAAAAAGTgctttcgtcatttcaatcttcaaagcatgccaaATTCAAAAaccacaattaaacaaaccaaagaaatcatacataatatcttttgactgcatcagaattgataatcatatccacacatttgccttctGCATCTGttaatacaaagcaccattggacaacactctcattaccacgaatgGCCCTTGctaatttggggcaaacttgcctttagcctCAATCCTGATACGACAGGATGTGTTTCAATagtgtttctttatgttctatctgtcccagtttcacacaatttgggcttggagtgatctcaaaatgcctttacttatttccctcaaatatccctatcatcttcaaaattgtttcattgcttcacgactaaactaacttttaagaccaggctgaTAATTACGCGttcatgtcatgtcactagagtcagcagGAAAAGAGCTATAAAAGGGAAAGAGAACTAAAAAAACACTGAGtacaaataacagaaaataggaaattgcattagatagatggtgaaagggtttgaacaacaaaacaagtaaaacaagttggggttacaaccctggaacaaaaccagacaacactaaacgagctactacgactaaataaactaggcaaaataaaaggatagaagggtttgagtcacaagataatatccagattacaaccttgaaaataATCCGgaaaacagaaatgacaacaaaataaacgaCCAAGACTCCTCCCCAACTAGCCAAgagatggagcgtctttccaattaccaagcacgacatcttagccactgagttctaTATtcatattgccaagaccattaccaacttcaatatcattaacttcagttagcaagttcccaagaggattcacatgctccctgtcactgttCTCGATCACAATTGcctcttcttgaatcattctttctatttcccttttcaaagcacgacaatcttcaatgctattcCCTTGGACGTttgagtggtacatgcatcgtatagtaggatcaaaaccttttgcatatgggtcagGAGGATAGCCGAGAAGCGGCTCAATtaggccagaatgctttaaccttttaaacaagcttgtgtaggactccccaattggcgtgaaactatttctttgcctttgttcccctctctgcccctgttttctagggttgttgggtgctcgaaaatgttgtgaaggcaagaatacATTATGTGGTGCTGGCGCTCGCCATAGGGAGTGACCTAGTGGTTGGACAGATGACTGGACATTGTTcagaggataatactgaggtggattatgtgaAGCTCGGGGATAGATTTCGGGTTGGAGTTGAGGCTGGGTATATTGGTGAGACGGGCCCTTTGGTCCATGTTGTGACTCTAAAAcaaccatggcaacatcatcGTGTTCCTTCTGACCCAGCAAGCTTCCTGTGTCAttctgaattgcttgtgttgtggcttttaaTGCAAAATAACTCATGATCTTTCTCGACTTCAAcccatcttctaccatttctcccatttttaccacaccATTGAAAGGCCTACCCACAACCGTGACcaaatgcccaaagtaagttggctcttgagcttgaataaagtactcgaccatctctttttcttccatCGGGGGATTGACTCTAGaagcttgctctctccatctgagcccgtattctctaaagctttcattaggctTCTTTTCCATCTTGGTGAGGGACATGCGATCCGGGACAATTTCTATGTTGTACTGAAAGTTCCGGGCAAAATCCTGTGCCATATCGTCCCATATGTACCACTTGCTAacgtcttggcgggtgtaccactccagagctgccccactcaaactctgactgaaatatgccatcaataatttgtccttcccaccggcgcctctcatcttactgcagtaACCTCTCAAATGGAATACGCGATCTCCATGtccgtcatacaaatcaaacttcggCATCTTTAAACCAGCAGGCAGTTGGATGTCAGGAAATAAGGAcaagtctttgtaagccacgctcatctggctccatatcccttgcatgtttcttaaagactgctctaagattttcaccttcctggatatctcatcttgatccactaTACTAGCAGGCTTTTCAGCTTCAccaggaggctcaaaatgagaagCGTGAGAGTAGGGATCCGAAACCTTGgaagttggttctggagcatagtgttgggcatcagGGACTTTGAGCACAGTCTCGTTAGAGGATTGAGGAAAAGTAGCTGGATGAGGAGCTACAAGAGCATGAGTGGCCAAAGGAGCGAGATATGATGTGCTTTTgaggggtggagtgtgaaaaggttgtggggagatatcaaCAACAGTGGGAACCTAGGCTTGTGATAGTGGtgggatagttgcagggttttcagtgtagttagtggggaatgaaggtggaggatgccccctgatccaaCACTGATACAT is from Nicotiana tabacum cultivar K326 chromosome 18, ASM71507v2, whole genome shotgun sequence and encodes:
- the LOC107768305 gene encoding uncharacterized protein LOC107768305 translates to MQGIWSQMSVAYKDLSLFPDIQLPAGLKMPKFDLYDGHGDRVFHLRGYCSKMRGAGGKDKLLMAYFSQSLSGAALEWYTRQDVSKWYIWDDMAQDFARNFQYNIEIVPDRMSLTKMEKKPNESFREYGLRWREQASRVNPPMEEKEMVEYFIQAQEPTYFGHLVTVVGRPFNGVVKMGEMVEDGLKSRKIMSYFALKATTQAIQNDTGSLLGQKEHDDVAMVVLESQHGPKGPSHQYTQPQLQPEIYPRASHNPPQYYPLNNVQSSVQPLGHSLWRAPAPHNVFLPSQHFRAPNNPRKQGQRGEQRQRNSFTPIGESYTSLFKRLKHSGLIEPLLGYPPDPYAKGFDPTIRCMYHSNVQGNSIEDCRALKREIERMIQEEAIVIENSDREHVNPLGNLLTEVNDIEVGNGLGNMNIELSG